A genomic window from Terrisporobacter glycolicus ATCC 14880 = DSM 1288 includes:
- a CDS encoding FtsX-like permease family protein, whose amino-acid sequence MKNRAYKKSIKREILSSKGRFISIMAIIFLGVAFYAGIKSCGPDLKESINEYFAKQNLMDSKIVSTIGLNENDLKLLENNDKILDYYASNSVDVNLANTNHVVKFMEYDGSSADKMNTAVVTEGRLPQKSGEIAIDINALKIDKNLKIGDEYVVKSDKDTESYFKKKTFKIVGFVQSPMYIDNMSRGTTTVGKGSVDYFTLINSSDISMDAYSEIYVKFRNTENIGAYDDNYKDIMEENNKYLENLYSHRLKERIEEIKSEAQKEFDKAYKKIEKNENKLKDAQSEIDNGKRQLLDGKAGYDKALAKFQQEIKDKEKLLKNSEYELKKGQIELIKKKETLVKGEKQLESVKTQLDESKQVFLNQGIDPTKDTKEYENQISSLNTLISTYDALSKDIKESINNLKENNEIPSGKIQYWKMIISNPDLGLTQLIDLVNALEKDPSNISLALSLSQSIESASKSASENKVKLETLVNGIIQYQAGVKTYKKEKTKITEGKILLNKAQRKLDKGKEDLAKGKNSLEEGKIQGQEKLNKAQEEILNSEKKLLDWEEEIKENKEKLVDAREEIDNQREKLKKLDDSKYYFFDRNDNPGYSTYKGSIDSLDKIASVFPVFFFLVAALICLTTMTRMVEENRIEIGTLKALGYRDLEIARKYIVYASIASIAGAIVGIVAGSSVLPLIVNIAYSSNFTLPKVIINFYPSYIIQSLVASLLCTVGASFIVLKEELKENPSNLMRTKAPKLGKKILLERIKPVWRRLNFNQKVTFRNLFRYKRRMFMTVFGISGCMAMLVAGISLEKSNSSLSDLQFGKLIKYDAMVVFDDSSTKKEDEEYDKYLNNLPNYEDDLNIYQESVTFSKENMSKQSAMMYVPQNTDKLNDFILLNDRVSGTDYKLSNDGAIINEKLAKLLNVYVGEYITLTDSNNNNRKIKVENIIENYTGHYIYLSPSYYKNIFKKDVSYNAQLLKFNSKTYDENKLSSKLMDNRKVVNVTLASKMKSMSEAADLGLVMIVIIVASGSLAFVVLYNLININVSERIREISTIKVLGFYDNEVDMYIFRENIILTVLGILAGSVLGKLLYVFLVSTAEMDNMMMIPTVDISSYIISGVITMIFALLVMVMMHKKLKNINMIDALKSVE is encoded by the coding sequence ATGAAAAATAGAGCATATAAAAAATCAATAAAAAGAGAGATTCTATCTTCAAAAGGAAGGTTTATTTCTATAATGGCAATAATTTTCTTAGGTGTTGCTTTTTATGCTGGAATAAAATCTTGTGGGCCAGATTTAAAAGAATCCATAAATGAATATTTTGCAAAACAAAATTTAATGGATAGCAAGATAGTATCTACTATTGGACTTAATGAAAATGATTTAAAGTTACTAGAAAATAATGATAAAATTCTTGATTATTATGCAAGCAATAGTGTGGATGTGAATTTAGCTAATACAAATCATGTGGTTAAATTTATGGAGTATGATGGAAGTAGCGCTGACAAGATGAACACAGCAGTTGTTACAGAAGGAAGACTTCCGCAAAAAAGTGGTGAAATTGCCATAGATATAAATGCATTGAAAATAGATAAAAACCTGAAAATAGGTGATGAATACGTTGTAAAATCAGACAAAGATACAGAAAGTTATTTTAAAAAGAAAACTTTTAAAATTGTTGGATTTGTCCAAAGTCCCATGTACATAGATAATATGTCTAGGGGAACAACTACTGTAGGAAAGGGAAGCGTAGATTATTTTACACTTATAAATAGTTCTGATATATCCATGGATGCTTACAGTGAAATTTATGTGAAATTTAGAAATACAGAAAATATTGGAGCTTATGATGATAATTACAAAGATATAATGGAAGAAAACAATAAGTATCTTGAAAATTTATACTCACATAGATTAAAAGAAAGAATTGAAGAGATTAAATCAGAGGCGCAAAAAGAATTTGATAAAGCATATAAAAAAATAGAAAAAAATGAAAATAAACTTAAAGATGCTCAGAGTGAAATAGACAATGGTAAAAGGCAACTTTTAGATGGTAAAGCAGGATATGATAAAGCCTTAGCAAAGTTTCAACAAGAAATAAAAGATAAGGAAAAATTATTAAAAAATAGTGAATATGAATTAAAAAAAGGTCAAATAGAACTTATAAAGAAAAAGGAAACTTTAGTCAAAGGGGAAAAACAACTTGAAAGTGTTAAGACTCAGTTAGATGAGTCAAAGCAAGTATTTTTGAATCAAGGGATTGACCCTACAAAAGATACAAAAGAATATGAAAATCAAATATCAAGTCTGAATACTTTGATTTCGACATATGATGCACTGTCTAAAGATATAAAAGAAAGTATAAATAATTTAAAAGAAAATAATGAAATTCCAAGTGGAAAAATTCAATATTGGAAAATGATTATATCAAATCCTGATCTAGGATTAACTCAATTAATTGATTTAGTAAATGCATTAGAAAAAGATCCATCAAATATTTCTTTAGCACTTAGCCTTTCACAAAGTATAGAAAGCGCAAGTAAAAGTGCAAGTGAAAATAAAGTAAAGTTGGAAACTTTAGTTAATGGAATAATTCAGTATCAAGCAGGCGTAAAAACATATAAAAAAGAAAAAACTAAAATTACTGAAGGAAAGATATTACTAAATAAAGCTCAAAGAAAACTAGATAAAGGAAAAGAAGATTTAGCAAAGGGTAAGAATTCACTTGAAGAAGGTAAAATTCAAGGTCAAGAAAAACTTAACAAAGCACAAGAAGAGATTCTTAATTCTGAGAAAAAGCTTCTTGATTGGGAAGAAGAAATAAAAGAAAATAAAGAAAAACTAGTAGATGCAAGAGAAGAAATAGACAATCAAAGAGAAAAATTAAAAAAACTTGATGATAGCAAATATTACTTCTTTGATAGAAATGATAATCCAGGCTACTCCACATACAAAGGTTCAATTGACAGCTTAGATAAAATAGCATCAGTATTTCCTGTATTTTTCTTTTTAGTAGCAGCACTAATATGCTTAACCACTATGACAAGAATGGTAGAAGAAAATAGAATAGAAATAGGAACTTTAAAAGCATTAGGTTATAGAGATTTAGAAATAGCTAGAAAATATATAGTGTATGCTTCAATTGCCAGTATTGCAGGAGCTATAGTAGGTATAGTAGCAGGAAGTAGTGTATTACCATTAATAGTTAATATAGCTTATTCATCGAACTTTACTTTACCTAAAGTAATAATAAATTTCTATCCATCATATATAATTCAATCTTTAGTAGCATCACTACTTTGTACAGTTGGAGCATCATTTATTGTTCTAAAAGAAGAATTAAAAGAGAATCCTTCTAACTTAATGAGAACAAAAGCGCCAAAACTAGGGAAAAAAATACTACTAGAGAGAATTAAGCCTGTATGGAGAAGACTTAACTTTAATCAAAAGGTAACTTTTAGGAATCTTTTTAGATATAAACGAAGAATGTTTATGACAGTGTTTGGAATATCTGGATGTATGGCTATGCTTGTGGCAGGTATATCTCTTGAAAAATCTAATTCATCATTATCAGACTTACAATTTGGAAAACTAATAAAATATGATGCAATGGTTGTATTTGATGATAGCAGTACTAAGAAAGAAGATGAAGAGTATGATAAATATTTAAATAATCTACCAAATTATGAAGATGATTTAAATATTTATCAAGAATCAGTTACTTTTAGTAAAGAGAATATGAGCAAACAAAGTGCTATGATGTATGTTCCTCAAAATACAGATAAATTAAATGACTTTATCTTATTAAATGATAGAGTCAGTGGTACTGATTATAAACTAAGTAATGATGGGGCTATTATAAATGAAAAGTTAGCAAAACTTTTAAATGTATATGTGGGAGAATATATAACTTTAACAGATTCAAATAATAATAATCGCAAGATAAAAGTAGAGAATATAATAGAAAATTACACTGGTCATTATATTTATTTATCACCATCATATTACAAAAATATATTTAAAAAAGATGTGTCATACAATGCACAGTTATTAAAATTTAATTCTAAAACCTATGATGAAAATAAATTATCATCAAAACTTATGGACAATAGAAAAGTTGTAAATGTTACTCTTGCCTCTAAAATGAAAAGCATGAGCGAAGCAGCAGATTTAGGATTAGTTATGATAGTAATAATAGTTGCATCAGGAAGTTTAGCATTTGTAGTATTATACAACTTAATAAATATAAACGTATCGGAACGTATTAGAGAAATATCTACAATAAAAGTATTAGGTTTCTATGATAATGAAGTTGATATGTATATATTTAGAGAAAATATAATACTAACAGTACTAGGTATACTTGCAGGTTCTGTTTTAGGTAAACTATTATATGTATTTTTAGTAAGTACAGCAGAAATGGATAATATGATGATGATACCAACGGTAGATATAAGTAGCTATATTATATCAGGAGTCATTACAATGATTTTCGCTTTACTTGTTATGGTGATGATGCATAAAAAATTAAAAAACATAAACATGATTGATGCACTTAAATCGGTGGAATAA
- a CDS encoding ABC transporter ATP-binding protein produces the protein MSYIQIIDEYKRYKIGENTVVANNGINFSIEKGEFVIILGPSGAGKTTVLNILGGMDTCDEGNIIIDNVDISKFSNKELINYRRYDVGFVFQFYNLVQNLTARENVELATQISKNALDVDKTLEIVGLSHRKDNFPSQLSGGEQQRVSIARAIAKNPKLLLCDEPTGALDYKTGKQILKTLQDTCKEMGTTVIVITHNAALAPIANRVINIKDAKVQNVRINEQPVSVESIEW, from the coding sequence ATGTCATATATACAAATAATAGATGAGTATAAGCGATACAAAATTGGAGAAAACACCGTTGTTGCTAATAATGGTATTAATTTTTCCATAGAAAAAGGAGAGTTTGTTATTATTTTAGGACCGAGTGGTGCAGGAAAAACAACAGTGCTAAATATTCTCGGTGGAATGGATACTTGTGATGAAGGAAACATAATTATTGATAATGTTGATATATCTAAGTTTAGTAATAAGGAGCTAATAAATTACAGAAGATATGATGTGGGATTTGTATTTCAGTTTTATAACTTAGTTCAAAATTTAACTGCACGAGAAAACGTAGAGTTAGCAACTCAAATTTCAAAGAATGCCTTAGACGTAGATAAAACGTTAGAGATTGTTGGTCTTAGTCATAGAAAAGATAACTTTCCAAGTCAATTATCAGGAGGAGAGCAGCAAAGGGTGTCTATAGCTAGAGCCATAGCAAAAAATCCCAAGTTACTTTTGTGTGATGAACCAACAGGAGCACTTGATTATAAAACAGGGAAACAAATTTTAAAAACTTTACAAGATACATGCAAAGAAATGGGCACAACTGTAATAGTTATAACTCACAACGCAGCACTTGCACCAATCGCCAATAGAGTTATAAATATTAAAGATGCCAAAGTTCAAAATGTACGAATAAATGAACAGCCTGTTTCTGTGGAATCTATTGAATGGTAG
- a CDS encoding TetR/AcrR family transcriptional regulator: MAGIKGNRRILYTHKVIKDSLLDLLKSKKIHQVTVTDICKNANINRGTFYTHYKDAYDLLQSMEDEFFNQILEYIEETPLEDYKDVLLLNALKLIKENKELCKILFCHHIENNLMDRIFLLARKAEIDKLISSSKADDVFLDYFIKYNVGGVFSVVQTWLENDLNESPEEIVTIINNIVAFHP; the protein is encoded by the coding sequence ATGGCTGGTATTAAAGGAAATAGAAGAATTTTATATACTCATAAAGTAATTAAAGATAGTTTACTTGATTTACTTAAAAGTAAAAAAATTCACCAGGTTACAGTTACAGACATATGTAAAAATGCTAACATAAACCGAGGTACTTTTTATACTCATTATAAAGATGCTTATGATTTATTACAATCAATGGAAGATGAATTCTTTAATCAAATATTAGAATATATAGAAGAAACTCCACTAGAGGACTATAAAGATGTTTTATTGCTTAATGCTCTTAAACTTATTAAAGAAAATAAAGAATTATGCAAAATATTATTTTGTCATCATATAGAAAATAATCTTATGGATCGTATTTTTTTATTGGCAAGAAAAGCTGAAATTGACAAACTTATAAGTTCTTCAAAGGCTGACGATGTGTTTTTAGATTATTTTATAAAATATAACGTTGGGGGAGTTTTTTCTGTTGTTCAAACATGGTTGGAAAATGATTTAAATGAATCTCCAGAAGAAATAGTAACTATAATAAACAATATTGTCGCTTTTCATCCATAA
- a CDS encoding TIGR00266 family protein: MNYVIVGKVVPSVEVSLSKGESMFTQSGGMFYQSEGIKMDTNTKGGLLKGIGRMFAGESMFMATYTAMQDAKIAFASTVPGSIIPINVSEGCFTIQKGAFLAAESSVELKTIFNKKMGTGFFGGEGFILQELRGRGTAFLEIDGDAIEMNLAPGEVVKIDTGNLVGFEDTVKYEVEMVKGLGNVFFGGEGLFLTKLTGPGQVVLQTMNMNEFALRVGSFIPTSSN, translated from the coding sequence ATGAATTATGTAATTGTAGGAAAAGTAGTACCAAGTGTTGAAGTAAGTTTATCAAAAGGTGAGTCCATGTTCACACAAAGTGGAGGGATGTTTTACCAATCTGAAGGAATAAAGATGGACACAAATACAAAAGGTGGTCTATTAAAAGGTATAGGAAGAATGTTTGCAGGAGAATCAATGTTTATGGCAACATATACTGCAATGCAAGATGCTAAAATAGCTTTTGCTTCAACTGTTCCAGGAAGTATAATACCTATAAATGTAAGTGAAGGTTGCTTTACCATACAAAAAGGAGCTTTTCTTGCTGCTGAGTCTTCAGTAGAACTAAAAACTATTTTTAATAAAAAGATGGGAACAGGGTTTTTTGGTGGTGAAGGATTTATATTACAAGAGCTAAGAGGTAGAGGAACTGCCTTTTTAGAAATAGATGGTGATGCAATAGAAATGAATTTGGCTCCAGGAGAAGTTGTAAAAATAGACACAGGAAATTTAGTAGGATTTGAAGATACTGTTAAATATGAAGTAGAAATGGTTAAAGGTTTAGGTAATGTGTTCTTTGGTGGAGAAGGATTGTTTTTAACTAAGCTTACAGGACCAGGGCAAGTTGTCCTTCAAACAATGAATATGAATGAGTTTGCTCTTAGAGTAGGATCATTTATACCAACAAGCTCAAATTAA